The Niallia sp. Man26 genomic sequence AAGTAGCCTATGGACATCAAGTCATGACCGGTTAATTGAAAAGTTATTATTTATCTTGGCGGAAGGGAATTTTTACTCTCTGTTTGCCATGTTATTCGGATTCAGCTTTATCATATTTATGGAACGATCTGCAGCAAAGGGGAATAACCCTTACATACTTTTTTCTAAGAGACAGTTTATATTGCTGGGGATAGGAATACTCCATGCTTTATTTATATGGTATGGCGACATATTAATCGTTTATGCATTATTTGGATTTTTATTATTACCGCTTTATAAGGCCCCAAAATGGATTATAAGTTTAATGATAGCCATTGTTTTACTGCCTAATGTCGTAATTCTCTATAACCTTATTGGCTATAACTATGATCCGGCTGAATATCTTGATTACAATTATATAGTTTCGGTTATAATGAATTACCAATCAGGCGGAACAGTAGGATTTCTACAAAATTTATATGATTGGCTAAATACCTACCAGCCAGGAAACTTACCATATCTCTATATGAGCATATTCCCTATGTTCTTAATTGGCGTATTGATTGCTAAGAGTAAATCCATTCTATTGAATATAACTAAAAAACACTATGTGTTTTGGGTAGTATTTGGGCTTGTGGGATTAACTATTAAACTACTCCCAGTTGTTAAGCCGAATTCATTACTATACTTGCAAGCAGCTGAATCTATTGGTAATCCGCTTATGTCTTTATTTTACGGACTGAGTATTTTATTGATGATAACCAAGCTCAAAGGGAGTCTTTCCTTAATTGGCAATATCGGTAGAACTTCTATGAGTAATTACTTACTGCAAAACATAATAGGGTTCGTCATTTTTAAGGTATTCCATTTGTATGGAACATTGCCTCCAACTAAGTTAATAATAATTTCCTTTATAGTGGCTGTGTTCCAAATCTGGTTAAGTTACATTTGGTTACTCTTATTTAAACAAGGCCCAATTGAATTTTTATGGAGAAGATTAACGTATATTAAGATAGACACATTAAGAAATAAAAAATCTATATCTTCATCTTCTCAATAATTCATTAGTTAACATAAAAAGAGATACCAGTTTAGTTCAGGTATCTCTTTTTCTTAATAAGACCTACGATAGTATCTAATGAAAATTAATGCCACAAATGAAATTATTATTCCCCAAATCCCGTAAGGCTCTATTTTATTAAATATTACTGCAGCCTCTCCATAAATATAACTAATATCCATCGTAGTTGAATTACCATCAGGATGTGGTGCTTCTACTTTCATATTAGTTAAATAGCTTAAAATAACAGCTATAATCGATACTACCAGTGCTGATATTGAAATATTTTGTAATTTATCCATAGAATCCTCCTTATATACATATTTTATAACGAACAGTTTCACATTTACAGTGGGAAAACTTAAATTCTTAGGTACCCATAATTATTTAGTTGAATATCACAAATTTAGATAGTAATATTAGTGTATAAATATATTTTTATTTTTAATTTTTCAGCAACCACTTTTGGTTAGCAGGTTACTTAATAAACGCAGCGTCCTTTGGGATCGAAATTAATGGCATTGTTATGCTTATTAAACGATCTCTCTGGGCGCTTTTTTGCGTTTTATAAACAAATTTTATAAATGAGAGGAATGAAGAAGAATGAACACAACTACTAATAAATTATCAATCAATCATGAGGTATTTGAGGATTGTAGAAGGCATATGGAGACAGTTAATGTTTATGAAAGAACTACACGAATGAGTGCAGAGATAATCTTTAAAAATGGAGATCGTCGCATTTATCATGCTAAATCGGACTCAAAAAAATACGCAGTTAAGGAAGTCATTAATTTTGTAAAATCTATTGAAGAAGCAATTGGTGACAAAGTTATGTGGAGGTTTAAAGGAGATAAAAATTATAATATGAGCACAAATTATCAAAAAGACGTAAGTTTATTAGTTCGAATAAAAAGAGATTTCTTAGGTTATTTCTTCGATATTTAATTAGAACCTACAAAAGAGGAAAGAGAAACGTTCATTCTGTTTTAGAATGAACGTTTTTCTAATTACAGAGTACTTAGAATTTAGGAGGAAATTAATAATGAACAATGTAGGAAGTAAAGTAAGCAGCGGTTTCTTTGAAATGTCAGAAAAACAAGGGGATAAGCTATTAAAGTTATTAAGTGTAACAGGTAGTGGAGTATGGTTTGATTCCAATTGCGGAGAAGGAAAAATTCTTCATCAGCTTGCACAGCCTTTCCAGAATGATAATTGTAAGATTACAACGTATGGGATAGAAACAAACACACAGAGAGCTTTAAAGGCACAGGAGATCCTACAGCATTGTATAAATGCTCCCATAGAAAGCATGATTATCCAAAACGAAGCTGTATTGCTACTATTTTTAAATCCTTCAAATAGTATGAATATCAGGGAAGATGACTCTTCTGATCAGAAGGAATGGAACGATTTATATCGCAATACTCGGTACTTATCTAAAAGAGGCATAATGATTTATATTATTCCTTCCTATCGATTTGCAGATAACCAGATTGCCCAATTTCTAGCATCCCATTTTTTCGATGTTGGGATTATGCGATTTTTGGATGAAGACTACGACGATTATAATCATTGTATTTTCATTGGAAGAAAGAAGAGTGGTAAAGATAAGGAAGTTAATAAGGATTTATATAAATTTCTACTTCAAATGGAATCAAAGGTTTTTGTTCAAACAAAGGTGAACTCAATTGCCCATATTATAAGAGCTAATAAAAAATGGGAAGTTCCCGCTGGTATTCAAGAATTAAAGACATTCTACACGAAGCTTGGGAATAAAAGTGATTTTGTAGAAGGAATAAAGAATAGTAAAGTCTTTACCGCTTTTATTAATCGTACCAAGCCAAGACAATTGGTCATTGGAGGAGATCCTATTCTACCCTTAAATCAAGGTCAGCTGTCCCTTTTAATGGCCAGTGGAGCTATTAATGGAGAAATAGGTGAAGGAGATAATTATCATCTTGTACAAGGAATCGAAGTCGTCTCTAAAGTTGTCGAGAGTGAAGTGAAAAATCATGATAATGGCGGAAAAACAACTATTACTAAAACCAAGACCAAAAGGGATGTTTCTGTAAAACTAATCAGTCCTAAAGGGGTAATAAAAAAGTTAGTGTAGTTACTAATCAAAGAGGAATATCAATCTTACTAATATAAAGAATTTGAGAGGATTAGCGGTAAAGCCACTAGTCCTTTTTATATAGGAGGAAAAATAAATGACTAATCAATTAAGTTTATTTATGGATCAGACAACTGAGATAAGAGATATTAGAACAGAGAAACAAGCTACAAATAAGGTTTCTTATGATGTAGGAGAGCTTATAGGAGGTTCGAGAAAAGAGCTTGCAGAGCTGCGAAAAGCATTTGAAGAAAAGCAAAGCTCAGAACTATTAGAGATAATAGAAAAAATTAATCCTATGTTATCTGAAGAACTAATTTCTAAAAAACAATTTTTTAAGTATTTCTCTTTCGAGGCAGAAAAGGAAAAAGGAACTCAACCGGCTATTGCGAAACTAAAGCAATTAATCCTTCATCGTGTTGATAATATACCGGCAAACCAAACAAGAGAAGGGCGTAAATCCTTTATGGAA encodes the following:
- a CDS encoding DUF418 domain-containing protein — translated: MNKLERIHSIDVIRGFAILGIAFANILPLSTPILYDSFPSSLWTSSHDRLIEKLLFILAEGNFYSLFAMLFGFSFIIFMERSAAKGNNPYILFSKRQFILLGIGILHALFIWYGDILIVYALFGFLLLPLYKAPKWIISLMIAIVLLPNVVILYNLIGYNYDPAEYLDYNYIVSVIMNYQSGGTVGFLQNLYDWLNTYQPGNLPYLYMSIFPMFLIGVLIAKSKSILLNITKKHYVFWVVFGLVGLTIKLLPVVKPNSLLYLQAAESIGNPLMSLFYGLSILLMITKLKGSLSLIGNIGRTSMSNYLLQNIIGFVIFKVFHLYGTLPPTKLIIISFIVAVFQIWLSYIWLLLFKQGPIEFLWRRLTYIKIDTLRNKKSISSSSQ
- a CDS encoding DUF6018 family natural product bioysynthesis protein; the encoded protein is MNTTTNKLSINHEVFEDCRRHMETVNVYERTTRMSAEIIFKNGDRRIYHAKSDSKKYAVKEVINFVKSIEEAIGDKVMWRFKGDKNYNMSTNYQKDVSLLVRIKRDFLGYFFDI
- a CDS encoding DUF6094 domain-containing protein, with product MNNVGSKVSSGFFEMSEKQGDKLLKLLSVTGSGVWFDSNCGEGKILHQLAQPFQNDNCKITTYGIETNTQRALKAQEILQHCINAPIESMIIQNEAVLLLFLNPSNSMNIREDDSSDQKEWNDLYRNTRYLSKRGIMIYIIPSYRFADNQIAQFLASHFFDVGIMRFLDEDYDDYNHCIFIGRKKSGKDKEVNKDLYKFLLQMESKVFVQTKVNSIAHIIRANKKWEVPAGIQELKTFYTKLGNKSDFVEGIKNSKVFTAFINRTKPRQLVIGGDPILPLNQGQLSLLMASGAINGEIGEGDNYHLVQGIEVVSKVVESEVKNHDNGGKTTITKTKTKRDVSVKLISPKGVIKKLV